TGGACCCGCCACAACGCGGGTTTCATGGTTTTAGACCGGCTGGCTCGCCTCATCAACGTCTCCATCACCAGGAAAGCCTTCTCCGGGCTTGTCGGGGACGGGGAATGGCGCGGCAACCGCGTGTACCTCCTGAAGCCGCAGACCTTCATGAATCTGTCAGGCCGGTCCGTGGCGGAGGCGCTCCGTTTCTACAAGCTCTCCCTCTCCGATCTCATCGTAATCCACGACGATCTCGATATCCCGTTCGGTACCATCAAGCTGAAGGAAGGGGGTGGCCATGGCGGCCACAACGGCCTGCGCTCCCTTGCGCAGGAGCTGGGTAGCCCGGCGTACTTCAGGGTGCGTGTGGGGATCGGCCGCCCGGAGCGCGGCGAGGTGGTGAGCTATGTGCTCCAGAACTTCGCGAAGAGCGAGATGGATTCGCTCACCACAGTCCTCGACGGCACGATCGACGCCCTGGAGCTCCTGGTGACCGAAGGGGTGCAAAAGGCGATGAGCCTCTATAACGGGAAACAGCTGGGGTAGCCTTGTCTGCCTCCACTGCGGGTCGGGACGAACCCCATCCCCCTCCTGACCTCCCCCTTGAAAGGGGAGGGGCGGGTGCCGGCTTTGTCGGTGTCGGTGCCTGTCCTCGGCTCCCGCTGCTGCCTGAGCTCTGCTGAACAAAACATAAATCTGCTGCACAAAAAGGAAAAGTCTTTATGGGCTTCAATTGCGGTATCGTAGGGCTCCCCAATGTGGGGAAATCGACCATCTTCAACGCACTTACCTCCGCCGGCGCCGAGTCTGCCAACTACCCCTTCTGCACCATCGACCCGAACGTGGGAATCGTCTCCGTGCCCGACCCGCGCCTGGACAAGCTCGCCGAGATCGTGCACCCGGAGCGGATTCTCCCGACGACGGTGGAATTCCTCGACATCGCGGGGCTCGTTGCCGGTGCGAGCCAGGGGGAGGGGCTCGGCAACAAGTTCCTCGGGCACATCCGCTCCGTGGACGCCATCCTGCATGTCGTGCGCTGCTTCGAGAACGAGAACGTGGTGCACGTAAGCGGCAGCGTCTCCCCGGTGCGCGACATTGAAGTCATCCAGACCGAGCTTTCCCTTGCCGATCTGGAGACGGTGGAAAAGCGTATCCAGCGCATGGAGAAGCAGGCGCGCAGCGGCGACAAGAAGGCGAAGGAAGATATCGAGTTCTGCCTGAAGGTGAAGTCGAGCCTCGAAAAGGGCCTCTCTCCCCGGGCTCTCCCGGAGAACGAGGATGAGCGCGTGACTCTCCGCGAGATGTGCCTCATGACCGCGAAGCCCGTGCTGTACGTGGCGAACGTGGCGGAGGATGATCTTGAGGGGAAACACCCCTACGTCGATGAAGTGCGCCAGCTCGCCGCGAAGGAAGGAAATGGCGTCGTCACGATCTGCGGCAGCATCGAGGCGGAAATCTCCGAGCTGGAAGGGGAGGAGAAGCAGGCATTTCTGGAGGAGATGGGGCTTCCCGAGAGCGGTCTCGATCAGCTGATCCGTTCCGGCTACGAGCTTCTCGGCCTCATCACCTACTTCACCGCCGGTGTGAAGGA
The DNA window shown above is from Geomonas sp. RF6 and carries:
- the pth gene encoding aminoacyl-tRNA hydrolase, which produces MAAKLIVGLGNPGPQYTWTRHNAGFMVLDRLARLINVSITRKAFSGLVGDGEWRGNRVYLLKPQTFMNLSGRSVAEALRFYKLSLSDLIVIHDDLDIPFGTIKLKEGGGHGGHNGLRSLAQELGSPAYFRVRVGIGRPERGEVVSYVLQNFAKSEMDSLTTVLDGTIDALELLVTEGVQKAMSLYNGKQLG
- the ychF gene encoding redox-regulated ATPase YchF, with protein sequence MGFNCGIVGLPNVGKSTIFNALTSAGAESANYPFCTIDPNVGIVSVPDPRLDKLAEIVHPERILPTTVEFLDIAGLVAGASQGEGLGNKFLGHIRSVDAILHVVRCFENENVVHVSGSVSPVRDIEVIQTELSLADLETVEKRIQRMEKQARSGDKKAKEDIEFCLKVKSSLEKGLSPRALPENEDERVTLREMCLMTAKPVLYVANVAEDDLEGKHPYVDEVRQLAAKEGNGVVTICGSIEAEISELEGEEKQAFLEEMGLPESGLDQLIRSGYELLGLITYFTAGVKEVRAWTITKGTKAPGAAGVIHSDFEKGFIRAEVIAYEDFIASGGESGAKERGLMRLEGKEYVVNDGDVMHFRFNV